One region of Bacterioplanoides sp. SCSIO 12839 genomic DNA includes:
- a CDS encoding response regulator encodes MNLVWLFLTVTLSLLVSYLILHSRKLSKQLEAVEKDRTRFRLLWKQMPDIVTEIDLNGYIVDINHPASGFDKSQVLGTPCEQYLTPEVVTIFRDKMRQAISTRVTQQYEMSVDAGTQGTLYFSNQLVPIICDGELHSLMAISSDISEQVKAREVLRLERDQAEEANIAKSRFLASMSHEIRTPMNGLLGMASLLEQTELSSEQHSFLKVIQTSSDHLLAIVNDILDLSKIEANKLAIEEEVFSLRSMVEDLLSMVSAKAKEKSLVLQSFTEDEVPDLLLGDAIRIRQILMNFLTNAIKFTERGHVLLRVVRVEREQQRVCLRFTVEDTGLGIEANKAMHLFDEYSFAHGRLSTMVGGTGLGLSICQRLANLMNGQVGVVSAPGVGSNFWLDLSLATVDDVTLPVEEAASDRVNTHSLWLVDEVPVNRALLVSVGRRLQMPLQQFGSLDDVSQAINRGESLPEILVISRRLFESLPDAMECLVEKGVRIAVTFSEAVHFEESSLRKQGVYGYWDWPISEEKLRSMLLALSQCETQPERLITQYRRTGVLPDNSKERLQHKRILLAEDNPVNQKVATQMLTRMGCDVRVATTGSEAVELYQAQAFDLILMDCHMPEMDGLDATRAIRKLEGEAHIPVLALSADVMAEQKKACLDAGMNDYLAKPIRVNELKQALLKFL; translated from the coding sequence ATGAATCTGGTTTGGCTTTTTTTAACAGTAACCCTGTCTCTGCTTGTTTCGTATCTGATTCTGCATTCCCGTAAGTTATCCAAACAGCTGGAGGCGGTTGAAAAAGACCGCACCCGGTTTCGGCTGCTATGGAAGCAAATGCCGGACATTGTCACTGAAATTGACCTCAATGGTTACATCGTTGATATCAATCACCCGGCCAGCGGTTTTGATAAAAGTCAGGTATTGGGAACACCTTGTGAACAATACCTGACGCCCGAGGTGGTCACTATTTTTCGTGACAAGATGCGCCAGGCCATCAGCACCCGGGTGACGCAACAATACGAAATGAGCGTCGATGCCGGCACTCAAGGAACACTGTATTTTTCCAATCAACTGGTTCCGATTATTTGTGATGGTGAATTGCATAGCCTGATGGCCATCAGTTCGGATATTTCGGAGCAGGTGAAAGCCAGAGAAGTGCTCAGGCTGGAGCGTGACCAGGCGGAAGAAGCCAATATTGCCAAAAGCCGCTTTCTGGCGAGCATGAGTCATGAGATTCGTACCCCGATGAATGGCTTGTTAGGGATGGCTTCGTTACTGGAGCAAACTGAGTTATCCAGTGAGCAGCACAGCTTCCTGAAAGTGATTCAAACCTCCTCTGACCACCTGCTGGCCATCGTCAACGATATTCTCGACTTATCAAAGATTGAAGCGAATAAGCTGGCTATCGAGGAAGAGGTATTCAGTTTACGCAGCATGGTGGAAGACTTGCTGAGCATGGTTTCGGCTAAAGCTAAAGAGAAAAGCCTGGTGCTGCAATCCTTTACCGAAGATGAGGTGCCCGACTTATTGCTCGGGGATGCTATTCGTATTCGCCAGATTCTGATGAATTTTCTGACCAATGCCATCAAGTTCACCGAACGAGGTCATGTGTTATTACGCGTTGTTCGGGTTGAGCGTGAGCAGCAGCGGGTATGTTTGCGTTTTACGGTGGAAGATACCGGATTAGGCATTGAAGCCAATAAGGCCATGCACTTGTTTGATGAATACAGCTTTGCTCATGGGCGGTTATCAACCATGGTTGGAGGTACCGGATTAGGGCTGAGTATTTGTCAGCGTCTTGCCAACCTGATGAACGGACAGGTTGGGGTGGTCAGTGCCCCCGGTGTGGGTTCGAACTTTTGGCTGGACTTATCGCTGGCGACTGTTGATGACGTTACCTTGCCGGTAGAAGAAGCCGCATCTGATCGTGTTAATACACACTCGCTTTGGCTGGTCGATGAGGTTCCGGTGAATCGGGCTTTGCTGGTTTCGGTTGGGCGGCGTTTACAAATGCCACTGCAACAGTTTGGCAGTTTGGATGATGTCAGTCAGGCAATTAACCGTGGTGAATCATTACCCGAAATTCTGGTGATCTCGAGGCGTTTATTTGAATCATTGCCGGACGCTATGGAGTGTTTGGTTGAGAAGGGGGTACGCATTGCTGTGACCTTTTCTGAGGCTGTTCATTTTGAAGAATCCAGCCTGAGAAAGCAGGGGGTTTACGGCTATTGGGACTGGCCCATCAGTGAAGAAAAATTACGCTCAATGCTGTTGGCACTGTCACAGTGTGAGACACAGCCAGAGCGCTTAATTACCCAGTACCGTCGAACAGGGGTGCTACCGGATAACTCGAAAGAACGGTTACAGCATAAACGTATTCTGTTAGCAGAAGATAACCCGGTGAATCAAAAGGTGGCGACTCAGATGCTCACCCGGATGGGGTGCGATGTTCGGGTTGCCACCACCGGATCTGAAGCCGTTGAACTGTATCAGGCACAGGCGTTTGATCTGATCTTGATGGATTGCCATATGCCGGAAATGGATGGTTTAGACGCAACGCGAGCGATTCGTAAGCTCGAAGGTGAAGCACACATTCCGGTTCTGGCATTATCGGCCGACGTCATGGCAGAACAGAAAAAAGCCTGCCTTGACGCTGGTATGAATGATTATCTGGCCAAACCTATTCGTGTTAATGAGCTTAAACAGGCTTTGTTAAAGTTTCTGTGA
- a CDS encoding helix-turn-helix domain-containing protein, producing MVRDKQALTTGEVAKYCGVNFRTVIRWIERGHLEAYKLPGRGDNRIPIESFVAFLKGNNMPVPDDLVLGGKVLLLLAGNNDKSIEISAAVRRAGWDVKVTSDPIQFGFMIAQQQPGAIAVSADKDRQSVEKVLKDVEGRDILCLCFDKPVNKEAANSHSWLYYQWPNDQQELINYLTSDVAA from the coding sequence ATGGTGAGGGATAAACAAGCATTAACAACCGGCGAAGTCGCTAAATATTGTGGTGTGAATTTTCGCACTGTCATCCGTTGGATTGAGCGCGGTCATCTTGAAGCGTATAAATTGCCGGGGCGCGGAGATAACCGCATACCGATAGAAAGCTTTGTTGCGTTTCTGAAAGGCAACAATATGCCGGTACCTGATGATCTGGTGCTCGGCGGTAAGGTGTTGTTGCTATTAGCGGGTAACAACGACAAGTCGATTGAGATTTCCGCCGCCGTTCGCCGGGCCGGTTGGGATGTTAAGGTGACATCAGACCCGATTCAATTTGGCTTTATGATTGCCCAGCAACAGCCCGGAGCGATCGCTGTCAGTGCAGACAAAGATCGCCAGTCGGTCGAAAAAGTACTTAAAGATGTCGAAGGTCGGGATATTTTGTGTTTGTGCTTCGACAAACCTGTCAATAAAGAAGCTGCTAACAGTCATTCCTGGTTGTATTATCAGTGGCCTAACGATCAACAAGAGCTGATTAATTACCTGACCAGCGATGTTGCTGCCTGA
- a CDS encoding YaeQ family protein: MALSATIFKAQLNISDLRRHHYQDYTLTLALHPSETEERMLVRLLCFCLYASDSLEFTKGLSSDDEPDIWQKSLSDEIELWIELGQPDEKRVRKASGRSEHVVIAGFQQRPFSIWWEQQKSKLERFDNVSVLELQGCDQLGQIVKRTMNLQLTIDDNTIWLTDETINLEIPFQYFNNATEIG; encoded by the coding sequence ATGGCTTTATCTGCCACTATTTTTAAAGCGCAATTGAATATTTCTGATTTACGTCGCCACCATTATCAGGACTACACCTTAACTCTGGCATTACACCCATCCGAAACAGAAGAACGCATGCTGGTCAGGTTACTATGCTTTTGTTTATACGCCAGTGATTCACTGGAGTTCACCAAAGGCCTGAGCAGTGATGATGAACCGGATATCTGGCAGAAGAGCCTGAGTGACGAAATTGAGCTATGGATTGAATTGGGTCAACCGGACGAAAAGCGCGTTCGGAAAGCCAGCGGTCGCTCAGAACACGTGGTCATTGCAGGATTTCAACAACGACCATTCTCCATCTGGTGGGAGCAGCAAAAGAGCAAGCTGGAACGCTTTGATAATGTCTCGGTACTGGAACTTCAGGGCTGTGATCAGCTGGGCCAGATCGTCAAACGTACGATGAATCTACAGCTGACCATTGATGACAATACCATCTGGCTAACTGACGAAACGATTAACCTGGAAATTCCGTTCCAGTATTTTAACAATGCTACTGAGATTGGTTAG
- a CDS encoding DUF4377 domain-containing protein, with translation MSQRFVSHIRVFFLSLSFVWLTGCDLGIDYSDKDERIDVNYFKQQCDKDSASLCFSVKDEGSDSDYEVFNNLNGFSSYQWGNYYTINVETSFDNSGDAESYRFLSEHTSTANNNAFSLTLYPRSGVISAANSEKTSWSLGGEITFTTTSEQGTDIDQAIADDHVMQLEFTAASNVLTFSSLVCSAAEDDFASACEGISKDEWTIRHFQSDCNFTEPTLCLVYRADSSDDWELLQTTSSDISGFSPEWGQQYDIEVEKTLSSGGQLTSAKLETNDDSPETLSGSSNNFLFVLNARDLADADSDNKITLYDGEQTLLCDTLCNDFAQAKDDEHMLLLDAYVEVSGGNNTQNNNQSDGDASVNQRIEVVVTSIVCNENVGSDFDSCVEDQDDIDWWPANQSQ, from the coding sequence ATGTCGCAACGTTTTGTTTCTCATATCCGTGTTTTTTTCTTATCGCTGTCTTTTGTTTGGTTAACAGGCTGTGACCTGGGCATTGATTACAGCGATAAAGATGAACGTATCGACGTTAATTATTTTAAGCAGCAGTGTGATAAAGACTCCGCCAGTCTTTGCTTTAGCGTCAAAGATGAAGGCAGCGACAGTGATTACGAGGTATTTAATAACCTCAATGGTTTCAGCAGTTATCAGTGGGGAAATTACTACACGATTAATGTTGAAACTTCTTTCGACAACTCAGGTGATGCAGAAAGTTATCGCTTCTTATCCGAACACACTTCCACCGCCAACAATAATGCGTTCAGCCTGACACTGTATCCGCGTTCAGGTGTGATCAGTGCGGCCAACTCAGAAAAAACGTCCTGGTCTTTGGGGGGCGAAATTACCTTTACCACGACATCAGAGCAGGGAACGGATATTGATCAGGCGATCGCCGATGATCATGTCATGCAACTTGAATTCACCGCAGCAAGCAACGTGCTGACGTTCTCTTCCCTGGTTTGTTCCGCTGCTGAAGATGATTTTGCATCGGCTTGTGAAGGCATCAGCAAAGACGAATGGACCATCCGTCATTTTCAAAGTGATTGTAATTTTACCGAGCCAACTCTGTGTCTGGTCTACCGTGCCGACAGTTCGGATGACTGGGAATTATTGCAAACCACATCATCGGATATTTCGGGCTTTTCTCCGGAGTGGGGTCAGCAATATGACATCGAGGTCGAAAAAACACTCAGCTCAGGTGGCCAGCTGACGTCGGCCAAACTGGAAACGAATGATGACTCGCCCGAAACTCTGTCTGGCAGCAGCAATAATTTTTTATTTGTTTTGAATGCCCGAGACCTGGCCGATGCTGACTCGGATAATAAAATTACGCTCTATGATGGTGAGCAAACACTCCTCTGCGACACCCTGTGTAATGATTTTGCTCAGGCTAAAGACGACGAACATATGTTGTTGCTGGATGCTTATGTTGAAGTCAGCGGAGGCAATAACACCCAAAACAACAACCAAAGTGATGGTGATGCGTCAGTGAACCAACGCATTGAAGTTGTGGTGACGTCGATTGTCTGCAACGAAAATGTGGGTAGCGACTTTGACAGCTGTGTTGAGGATCAGGACGATATCGATTGGTGGCCAGCTAACCAATCTCAGTAG
- a CDS encoding response regulator encodes MQWNLLLVDDEADILQTLRRMLRSDTFTIFEANNASEALTLFAQHDIHLMITDYKMPNTDGLALCREVRQRSPATYRILLSGQVDYPVLQQAWRHGDVHRFVAKPWDNLLLKNDVTEGLKQHQLLRKALFLRHNVQGDQPLLLTDANWVIRLANPSVCEALGVEESDLVGINLFAANLSAMPFELEAEITTQVESSHSWLGYFSFLPMSEQKISAWMAVTSVSEHYRVCLCRFVSQNTLAPSAYQDELKRYTHHDSEYSQHPTHDVNAHKPFPAEKTAENHETGQCLQRHSDYKTTALFDASGQIVALKTPHINYDQQQWHDWLTVMLQAWQASFQGTLCVVYDAQLADEAANRNYLQALEDLIAEQGSINTIDPVILVNESQLMDESYPQQSLRHDWRQARCRLFVANFGRSFLNSRQILTLPIEGVVLAPEFLPNMSNNKSLPQSKRLLQRIHTHKLSIYAPDIHSTDALAAAHQSDVDWLSGDALSPPLTADQLAWFRI; translated from the coding sequence ATGCAGTGGAATTTATTACTGGTTGATGATGAAGCCGACATCCTGCAAACCCTGCGCAGAATGCTCCGCTCTGACACATTCACGATTTTTGAGGCTAACAACGCGTCCGAGGCACTGACGTTATTTGCACAGCACGATATTCATCTGATGATCACCGACTACAAAATGCCAAACACCGATGGTTTAGCATTGTGTCGTGAAGTCCGTCAGCGCTCTCCGGCCACTTACCGCATCCTGTTATCCGGACAAGTTGATTACCCCGTTCTGCAACAGGCCTGGCGTCATGGTGATGTTCACCGGTTTGTGGCAAAACCCTGGGATAACCTGCTGCTCAAAAATGATGTCACCGAAGGCCTTAAACAACATCAGTTGCTGCGCAAAGCACTTTTCCTGCGCCACAATGTTCAGGGCGATCAGCCTCTGCTGCTAACCGATGCTAACTGGGTCATTCGTTTGGCCAACCCATCCGTTTGTGAAGCACTAGGGGTTGAGGAATCCGATCTGGTTGGCATCAACCTGTTTGCTGCAAACCTGTCGGCCATGCCATTTGAGTTAGAGGCTGAGATCACCACTCAGGTTGAATCTAGTCACAGCTGGCTGGGGTATTTCAGTTTTTTACCCATGTCTGAACAGAAAATTTCAGCCTGGATGGCAGTGACCTCCGTCAGTGAACACTATCGCGTATGCTTGTGTCGCTTTGTCAGCCAGAATACCCTGGCACCGAGCGCCTATCAGGATGAACTCAAACGCTACACACATCATGATTCGGAATATTCACAGCACCCGACTCACGATGTTAATGCACACAAGCCGTTCCCCGCTGAAAAAACTGCTGAAAATCACGAAACTGGCCAATGCTTGCAACGACATAGCGACTATAAAACCACCGCATTATTCGACGCCAGTGGTCAGATAGTGGCGCTTAAAACACCTCATATTAACTATGACCAGCAACAGTGGCATGACTGGCTAACAGTGATGTTACAAGCCTGGCAAGCTTCCTTTCAGGGAACATTATGTGTGGTGTATGACGCACAGCTGGCCGATGAAGCAGCCAACCGCAACTACTTGCAAGCGCTGGAAGATCTGATAGCAGAACAAGGCTCGATCAATACAATTGACCCCGTTATTCTTGTCAATGAAAGCCAGCTGATGGACGAATCGTATCCTCAGCAATCATTACGACACGATTGGCGTCAGGCAAGATGTCGCTTATTTGTCGCCAATTTTGGTCGTAGCTTCCTCAACTCACGCCAGATCCTGACTCTGCCCATTGAAGGTGTGGTGCTGGCGCCCGAGTTTTTACCCAATATGAGCAACAACAAGTCGTTGCCGCAAAGTAAGCGTTTATTACAACGCATTCACACCCATAAACTGAGCATTTATGCACCCGATATTCACTCCACCGATGCCTTGGCGGCGGCGCACCAAAGTGATGTAGACTGGCTCAGCGGTGATGCTCTGTCTCCGCCTCTGACAGCGGATCAACTCGCCTGGTTCAGAATCTGA
- a CDS encoding 1-acyl-sn-glycerol-3-phosphate acyltransferase, whose amino-acid sequence MSDLFADIRPFNDDEVESVLTRLLASDTLVSAMLQYRLPQLPRLLRPVVKPLFRTLMRTQFNRLSSVEDFQFWLEPRVEQLLNSTTTEVEVCGLDNLDPEKTHVWISNHRDIAMDPTMINYSLHLAGWPTSRIAIGDNLLSNPDVADVMRLNKSFVVKRNIENNRQKLKELQRLSAYIRHSVSEGESIWIAQREGRAKDNIDRTDTAVLKMLALHGRANKESFTDTMQQLNPVPVSIQYEWDPCDVLKARELVMLEQTGSYQKEAEEDVRSILLGLTGCKGKVKVNFGRPLTESELLDADTMARCIDQQLTDMAEIWPVHQAAAELLQADDGLMSQAAQRQPIDNKKVQLEQRLTGLPDAVRQQMLKNYAVGCSAEISD is encoded by the coding sequence ATGTCTGATCTGTTTGCGGATATTCGTCCGTTTAATGATGATGAAGTTGAATCCGTACTGACGCGGTTGTTGGCATCCGACACCCTGGTGTCTGCCATGCTGCAGTATCGTCTGCCACAACTCCCAAGGCTGTTGCGCCCTGTGGTCAAGCCGTTGTTTCGTACTTTGATGCGTACTCAGTTTAACCGTTTATCGTCAGTTGAGGATTTTCAATTCTGGCTGGAACCCCGGGTTGAGCAACTGTTAAACAGCACAACGACGGAAGTTGAAGTGTGTGGCCTGGACAACCTTGACCCGGAAAAAACACACGTCTGGATTTCCAATCATCGCGACATCGCGATGGATCCGACCATGATTAACTATTCTCTGCACCTGGCAGGCTGGCCAACCAGCCGGATCGCCATTGGTGACAACCTGTTGTCAAATCCAGACGTGGCCGATGTGATGCGGCTCAATAAGAGCTTCGTCGTTAAGCGTAATATTGAAAATAATCGTCAGAAGCTGAAAGAGTTGCAGCGTTTATCGGCGTATATCCGTCATTCCGTCAGCGAAGGTGAATCGATCTGGATTGCTCAACGTGAAGGCCGGGCAAAAGATAATATTGATCGCACCGATACGGCGGTTTTAAAAATGCTGGCCTTACATGGCCGTGCCAATAAAGAATCGTTTACGGACACCATGCAGCAGCTGAACCCAGTCCCGGTATCTATTCAATACGAATGGGATCCGTGTGATGTATTAAAAGCCCGGGAATTGGTGATGTTGGAACAAACCGGCAGTTACCAGAAGGAAGCGGAAGAAGATGTTCGCAGCATTTTATTGGGACTGACCGGGTGTAAAGGTAAAGTAAAAGTGAACTTTGGACGTCCTCTGACGGAGTCAGAATTGCTCGATGCTGATACAATGGCGCGCTGTATCGATCAGCAATTGACTGACATGGCCGAAATTTGGCCGGTTCATCAAGCCGCCGCAGAATTGTTACAAGCAGATGACGGTTTGATGTCTCAGGCTGCTCAGCGCCAACCGATCGATAATAAAAAAGTACAACTTGAACAGCGCTTAACGGGACTCCCGGATGCTGTTCGCCAGCAAATGCTTAAAAATTACGCCGTCGGTTGTTCTGCAGAAATATCTGACTGA
- a CDS encoding insulinase family protein: MLSPRYWTFLLIVFAAIVFSMYQRLDQPELIVSPSDPYQYRYLELDNGLKTLLVSTPDADKAAAAVSVSVGSGDDPEGREGLAHFLEHMLFLGTEPYPEAGDYQAYISRNGGSHNAFTANSQTTYFFEVNNTAMEGALDRFAPFFISPTFDAQYVEREKNAVHAEYKSKYKDDFRRIFSAEKQAMNPAHPFASFSTGNLDTLADRDGSNIRDELLDFYAKHYSSDKMTLVLAGNYSLEQLEQWAVSHFNAVPQQQTTKQPQPVPLFTEGQLPLDLNIEPVKEIRRLQFTFPLPASKHLYAYKPIQVISSLIGHEGEGSLLAFLKQRGWAEGLSAGRSMASDHETTMVVQVSLTQKGLLYTDQITLALMHYIDLMKQAPLPEYISQEQANLSELAFRFQEQSRLSDYVVRLSSNLLVYQPHDVIYGDYKWQPISQPTIKPFLDALTADNMLRTLIAPNVTTEIVDPWYGTNIRLRPSTFPSLELTTSGLDTMHLPQANPFIPENLELQADVVTEKPLALINEAERAVWYYAEPDFKQPKSHVRVLLQQPDIQNSARQRVLARLYTRTVNEALNTYSYPAAIAGLSYNLSVSGQGLLLHIGGYQDKLPELLQRVLTEMQQAQLNDDEFIRYKNSLQRALENQLKGKPYQRSLEELKHWLYQPAFSPQQLLAELENVTRADVESFAAGFSDKMAHQLYLHGHLSQAQARDMADKVQAAFPANHALLTPAKVRKAPAGQHQQPVQVDHQDTAFTLYVQGADTSDRSRAAMSLMGQVLSAPYYQYMRTEQQLGYIVFATPYPQQTVPALAFIVQSPEASPEKIFAHSQTFFKQFAETLTTMSQEEFVNFQNGLINLLLEKPKNMAEKASRFWRDLGDQRYSFDSMPAIAEQVKQLTLEDIQALYQSAIIDQQQPWLLFVNGGELEDIKPLSEVDREAAALFNLGTSE; this comes from the coding sequence ATGTTGTCACCTCGTTACTGGACTTTTTTACTCATCGTATTTGCAGCGATTGTTTTTTCTATGTACCAACGCCTTGATCAACCCGAGCTGATCGTCAGCCCGTCAGACCCTTATCAATATCGTTATCTGGAACTGGATAACGGGCTGAAAACGCTGCTGGTTTCGACCCCTGACGCGGATAAAGCCGCAGCAGCGGTTTCGGTTTCAGTGGGCAGTGGCGATGATCCGGAAGGACGTGAAGGCCTGGCGCATTTTTTAGAGCACATGCTGTTTTTAGGAACCGAGCCTTACCCGGAAGCGGGTGACTACCAGGCTTATATTTCCCGTAATGGTGGCTCGCACAATGCCTTTACAGCCAACAGCCAGACCACTTATTTCTTTGAGGTCAATAACACTGCAATGGAAGGCGCACTGGATCGTTTTGCGCCTTTCTTTATTTCCCCAACGTTTGACGCACAATACGTCGAGCGTGAAAAAAATGCGGTTCATGCTGAATATAAGTCCAAATACAAAGATGACTTCCGCCGTATTTTTTCCGCTGAAAAACAAGCAATGAACCCGGCTCATCCGTTTGCCTCCTTCTCAACCGGCAACCTGGACACGCTGGCCGATCGCGATGGCAGCAATATTCGTGATGAATTATTGGATTTTTATGCCAAGCATTATTCATCCGATAAAATGACATTGGTACTGGCGGGTAATTATTCTCTGGAGCAACTGGAACAGTGGGCGGTTTCACATTTTAATGCCGTTCCACAACAACAAACCACAAAACAACCACAACCAGTGCCGTTATTCACCGAAGGGCAACTGCCGTTAGATCTGAATATTGAGCCGGTGAAAGAAATTCGTCGTCTGCAATTTACCTTTCCGTTACCAGCATCAAAACATTTATATGCCTACAAACCGATTCAGGTCATCAGCAGCCTGATTGGTCATGAAGGCGAAGGCAGCTTGTTAGCCTTCCTGAAACAACGTGGCTGGGCAGAAGGTTTAAGTGCCGGTCGCTCCATGGCCAGTGATCATGAAACCACCATGGTGGTACAGGTCAGCCTGACACAAAAAGGCTTGTTATATACCGATCAGATTACCCTGGCACTGATGCATTATATTGATCTGATGAAGCAGGCACCGCTGCCTGAATACATCAGCCAGGAGCAGGCGAACCTGAGTGAGCTGGCGTTCCGCTTCCAGGAGCAAAGCCGTTTATCCGATTATGTCGTTCGCCTGAGCAGCAACTTGCTGGTCTACCAACCGCATGACGTGATTTACGGTGACTACAAGTGGCAACCAATCAGCCAGCCAACCATTAAACCGTTCCTGGATGCATTAACAGCCGATAACATGCTGCGCACACTGATTGCGCCCAACGTTACCACCGAAATTGTCGACCCCTGGTACGGCACCAACATTCGCTTGCGTCCAAGTACCTTCCCGTCACTGGAATTAACCACCAGTGGTCTGGACACCATGCATCTGCCACAGGCCAACCCGTTTATACCGGAAAACCTGGAATTACAGGCAGACGTTGTCACAGAAAAACCGCTGGCACTGATCAATGAAGCTGAGCGTGCGGTGTGGTATTACGCCGAACCGGATTTTAAACAACCAAAATCGCATGTCCGTGTGTTGCTGCAACAGCCTGATATCCAGAACAGTGCGCGCCAGCGTGTGTTAGCGCGCTTATATACCCGCACCGTTAATGAAGCGTTAAATACTTATAGTTACCCGGCTGCCATCGCCGGGCTGAGTTACAACCTCAGTGTTTCTGGTCAGGGCCTGTTATTACACATTGGTGGCTATCAGGATAAGCTGCCGGAATTGTTGCAACGTGTGTTAACAGAAATGCAGCAGGCGCAGTTAAACGACGATGAATTTATTCGTTATAAAAACTCACTGCAGCGTGCGCTGGAAAACCAGTTAAAAGGCAAACCCTATCAACGCTCGCTGGAAGAGCTGAAACACTGGTTGTACCAACCCGCATTCAGCCCACAACAATTGTTAGCCGAACTGGAAAACGTCACCCGTGCAGATGTCGAGTCGTTTGCCGCCGGCTTCTCTGACAAAATGGCACACCAGCTGTATTTACACGGTCATTTGTCACAGGCTCAGGCACGAGATATGGCTGATAAGGTTCAGGCAGCCTTCCCGGCCAACCATGCGCTGTTGACACCGGCCAAAGTCCGCAAAGCACCCGCCGGGCAACACCAGCAACCGGTGCAGGTTGATCATCAGGACACGGCATTCACCTTGTACGTTCAGGGTGCAGACACATCAGATCGCAGCCGTGCCGCCATGAGCCTGATGGGACAAGTGTTGTCAGCCCCGTATTACCAATATATGCGCACCGAACAACAGTTGGGATACATTGTGTTTGCCACGCCGTACCCACAACAAACCGTACCGGCTCTGGCCTTTATTGTGCAGTCACCGGAAGCCAGCCCGGAGAAAATTTTTGCGCACTCACAAACCTTCTTTAAACAGTTTGCTGAGACATTAACCACTATGTCGCAAGAAGAGTTTGTTAATTTTCAGAATGGGTTA